From a single Acidobacteriota bacterium genomic region:
- a CDS encoding aminotransferase class V-fold PLP-dependent enzyme — protein MNDIDRRKFLSSVGKGLGLMAMSSSVVGSLFENVNAAAKAVEHLSPAEAAADEDFWAAIQQSFSVTRGIINLNNGGVSPSPRIVTEAFVRYTWQQEDATAYTMWQLLEPQSETVRTGLAEMFGCDREEIAITRNASESLEILLMGLDLKAGDEILTTTQDYPRMLTTLRQRELREGLKLKLIKVPVAPASADEIAKAYEQAMTPRTKLVLISHMINLTGQITPVRKVCEMARARGVETIVDGAHSFAQFDFKRDDLGCDYFGTSLHKWLYAPKGTGMLYIRKEKIPKVWALMASEDKNRADIRKFEEIGTHSAAMRLAIGEAILFHHAIGARRKEERLRYLSRYWISRLGDLRNVGFNTSFDASQSCAIGNFKIEGVDPRELGSYLMAKHKIFTTPIVHEEFTGIRITPNVYTTLWELDRFCSVVEDVAKKGLPKA, from the coding sequence ATGAACGACATCGACCGCCGAAAATTTCTTTCTTCCGTTGGCAAGGGCCTTGGGCTGATGGCGATGTCGTCGTCGGTGGTCGGTTCGCTCTTTGAGAATGTAAATGCGGCGGCGAAGGCGGTCGAGCATCTTTCGCCCGCGGAGGCTGCAGCCGATGAGGATTTCTGGGCGGCGATCCAGCAGTCGTTCTCGGTAACGCGGGGCATTATCAACCTGAACAACGGCGGCGTCAGCCCGAGCCCGCGGATCGTGACGGAGGCCTTTGTCCGCTACACCTGGCAGCAGGAGGACGCGACGGCCTACACGATGTGGCAACTGCTTGAGCCGCAGTCCGAGACGGTGCGAACGGGCCTGGCCGAGATGTTCGGCTGCGACCGCGAGGAGATCGCGATAACGCGAAACGCATCGGAGTCGCTCGAAATCCTGCTGATGGGGCTCGACCTCAAGGCCGGCGACGAGATACTGACGACGACGCAGGATTACCCGCGGATGCTTACGACGCTTCGCCAGCGGGAACTCCGCGAAGGGCTGAAGCTGAAGCTCATCAAGGTGCCGGTCGCTCCGGCGAGTGCGGATGAGATCGCCAAGGCCTACGAACAGGCAATGACGCCGCGGACGAAGCTGGTCCTGATCTCGCATATGATCAACCTGACGGGGCAGATCACGCCGGTTCGTAAGGTTTGCGAGATGGCGAGGGCACGCGGGGTCGAGACGATCGTCGATGGAGCGCATTCATTTGCCCAGTTCGACTTCAAGCGGGACGACCTCGGCTGCGATTATTTCGGGACGTCGCTCCACAAATGGCTTTATGCCCCGAAGGGCACGGGAATGCTCTACATTCGCAAGGAGAAGATCCCGAAGGTCTGGGCCCTGATGGCGAGCGAGGACAAGAACCGGGCGGACATCCGCAAGTTTGAGGAGATCGGGACGCACTCGGCCGCGATGCGGCTGGCGATCGGGGAAGCGATCTTGTTTCACCACGCGATCGGTGCGAGGCGAAAAGAAGAGCGGCTGCGTTATTTGTCACGCTATTGGATAAGCCGGCTTGGAGATCTGCGGAATGTCGGGTTCAATACGTCGTTCGACGCGTCCCAGTCCTGTGCGATCGGGAATTTCAAGATCGAAGGCGTTGACCCGCGGGAACTCGGCAGCTATTTGATGGCGAAGCACAAGATATTTACGACGCCGATCGTGCACGAGGAATTTACCGGCATAAGGATAACGCCGAACGTTTATACGACGCTTTGGGAACTCGACCGCTTTTGCAGCGTGGTAGAGGACGTAGCCAAGAAGGGGCTGCCAAAGGCTTGA
- the gcvPB gene encoding aminomethyl-transferring glycine dehydrogenase subunit GcvPB yields the protein MSITKVTQHPTQNEGLIFERSQTGRVGYRLPKLDVEAANMDEIIPAELRRGDGLADVPEVSEVDVIRHFTRISTWNYSIDLGMYPLGSCTMKYNSRLNEKVARIGGYTNLHPLAPEEESQGALELMYRLQEDLAEITGLPGVSLQPAAGAQGEMTGVMLIRAFLDKRDGEASKDRRVMLIPESAHGTNPASAALAGFTVKAIRANENGLTDMDHLRELCDQGGVAGLMLTNPNTVGIFETNIKEICETIHNAGGLVYMDGANMNALVGVARPGDMGVDVIHLNLHKTFSTPHGGGGPGCGPCCCTAELAEFLPVPRVEKTGERYHLNYELPNSIGRVKAFFGNFGMMIRALSYIYTHGAEGLREATETAVLNARYVAHELKDTYHMPFEADCMHEAVFSHKHQTTAGVHTLDIAKRLIDYGFHPPTIYFPLVVEGAMLIEPTESVGRADLDAFVAAMKDIDAETRENAQLVIDAPHSTRIGRLDEATAARKPVLRWRPDMESLGKSA from the coding sequence ATGAGCATTACAAAAGTTACACAGCATCCGACACAGAACGAGGGGTTGATCTTTGAGCGTTCGCAGACGGGCCGCGTCGGCTATCGCCTGCCGAAGCTTGATGTTGAGGCCGCAAATATGGATGAGATCATCCCGGCGGAGCTTCGCCGCGGCGACGGGCTGGCCGATGTTCCGGAGGTCTCAGAGGTAGATGTCATCCGGCACTTCACGCGGATCTCGACCTGGAATTACTCGATCGACCTCGGGATGTATCCCCTCGGCTCGTGCACGATGAAGTACAACTCGCGGCTCAATGAAAAGGTCGCAAGGATCGGCGGATACACAAACTTGCATCCGCTTGCACCGGAAGAGGAATCGCAGGGAGCTCTCGAGCTGATGTATCGGCTGCAGGAAGATCTTGCGGAGATCACGGGCCTGCCGGGCGTTTCGCTCCAGCCCGCGGCCGGTGCCCAAGGCGAGATGACCGGCGTGATGCTCATTCGCGCATTTCTTGACAAGCGGGACGGCGAGGCCTCAAAGGATCGGCGTGTGATGCTCATTCCGGAATCGGCCCACGGGACGAATCCGGCCTCGGCCGCACTCGCTGGATTTACGGTCAAGGCGATCAGGGCGAATGAGAACGGGCTGACGGACATGGACCACCTTCGTGAGCTCTGCGATCAGGGCGGCGTCGCGGGACTGATGCTGACGAACCCGAACACGGTCGGCATCTTTGAAACGAACATCAAGGAGATCTGCGAGACGATCCATAACGCCGGCGGGCTTGTTTACATGGACGGCGCGAACATGAATGCGCTGGTCGGTGTGGCAAGGCCGGGCGACATGGGCGTTGACGTCATTCACCTAAATCTGCACAAAACTTTCTCGACGCCCCACGGCGGCGGCGGACCGGGCTGCGGCCCGTGCTGCTGTACGGCAGAGCTGGCTGAGTTTCTGCCAGTTCCGCGAGTCGAGAAGACCGGCGAGAGGTATCACCTGAACTATGAACTGCCGAATTCGATCGGCCGGGTCAAGGCATTCTTTGGCAATTTCGGCATGATGATCCGAGCCTTGAGCTACATTTACACCCACGGTGCCGAGGGCTTGCGCGAAGCGACCGAGACTGCGGTGCTGAACGCCCGATACGTTGCCCATGAGCTGAAGGACACCTACCACATGCCGTTCGAAGCGGATTGCATGCACGAGGCGGTCTTCTCGCATAAGCACCAGACAACGGCCGGCGTCCACACTCTGGACATCGCCAAGCGGCTCATCGATTACGGCTTTCATCCGCCGACGATCTATTTCCCGTTGGTGGTCGAAGGGGCTATGCTGATCGAGCCGACCGAATCGGTTGGCCGTGCCGATCTCGACGCTTTCGTCGCCGCGATGAAGGACATCGACGCCGAAACACGCGAGAACGCACAACTCGTTATCGACGCCCCGCATTCGACCCGGATCGGCCGGCTCGACGAAGCAACCGCCGCCCGCAAACCGGTCCTCCGCTGGCGGCCGGATATGGAAAGTTTGGGCAAATCGGCGTAA
- a CDS encoding energy transducer TonB, translating to MKSIFPGMYLLIALAFCPSAFGQVVGFDARPEPGKEPASIADYSAAFETISGVQSIIAGRLSVSVDIDEAGNVVRVNSVSGPGNVCPSTTRTSILELRMAAESAARTVRFNPATLSGLPAPSSGQIYFLVASPDVKESDANEYTGNYMIATGKNVGGTKEAMEQDQQAGKNPQPDYVGRVNTVGSGASVQADPDDNATSPRSNFPSRPISGGVLNGKAVSLPKPPYPAAARAVRASGAVTIQILVDEDGTIFSAQGVSGHPLLRQASRMAACEARFNQTRLQGKPVKVQGVITYNYVAP from the coding sequence ATGAAAAGTATTTTTCCCGGAATGTATTTACTTATCGCCCTCGCATTCTGCCCGTCAGCTTTCGGGCAGGTGGTCGGCTTCGATGCAAGACCGGAACCTGGCAAGGAACCGGCAAGCATCGCGGACTACTCTGCTGCGTTCGAGACAATCTCCGGAGTTCAGTCGATCATTGCCGGCCGACTCTCTGTCTCGGTCGATATCGACGAGGCAGGAAATGTGGTTCGCGTTAATTCCGTAAGCGGCCCGGGAAATGTTTGCCCGTCAACTACGCGGACAAGCATCCTCGAACTTCGAATGGCTGCCGAGTCCGCGGCCCGGACCGTTCGCTTCAATCCGGCGACCTTGAGCGGACTTCCCGCGCCATCATCCGGCCAGATCTATTTTCTGGTTGCTTCACCAGATGTAAAGGAGTCCGACGCTAACGAATATACCGGGAATTATATGATAGCGACCGGGAAGAATGTCGGAGGAACAAAAGAAGCAATGGAGCAAGACCAGCAAGCCGGAAAGAATCCGCAGCCGGATTACGTTGGCCGTGTCAACACGGTCGGTAGCGGAGCCTCGGTTCAAGCTGATCCCGACGATAACGCGACGTCTCCACGTTCCAACTTTCCTTCCCGACCGATCAGTGGTGGTGTTTTGAACGGAAAGGCAGTTTCGCTGCCCAAACCGCCATATCCGGCGGCCGCCCGAGCCGTTCGGGCCAGTGGTGCGGTCACGATTCAAATACTCGTAGATGAGGACGGCACAATTTTCTCTGCTCAGGGCGTCTCGGGACATCCGCTGCTCCGACAAGCCTCCCGGATGGCCGCATGCGAGGCGAGGTTTAATCAGACACGATTACAAGGAAAACCGGTAAAGGTCCAAGGTGTCATCACCTACAACTACGTCGCACCGTAA
- a CDS encoding energy transducer TonB: protein MKTQACFLALLLLGSFLTSSAQTRTDPKLIGDPSFELPEAAAAAGIEGRMVISLKVDKQGKPESAEVVAGPEWPCKSNPKKELEAVRKAAKDYALGLKFEPATRNGQAVSSDILVTIATGRAFNDAVRQREALEAAANGRPSFIRGGFVNGKALSLPKPDYPRGITVSGAVNVAVLIHEDGTVERAGAYSGHPSLHGPARDAACKAKFRPTTLQGSAIKVYGSITYVFAGPRP, encoded by the coding sequence ATGAAGACCCAAGCCTGCTTTCTCGCTCTGTTGCTACTCGGGAGCTTTCTCACCTCATCGGCCCAAACGCGAACAGATCCCAAATTGATCGGCGACCCGTCGTTCGAACTTCCGGAAGCGGCCGCGGCCGCCGGCATCGAGGGCCGGATGGTCATCTCACTCAAGGTAGATAAACAGGGAAAGCCCGAGTCCGCTGAGGTCGTCGCCGGCCCCGAATGGCCGTGCAAGTCCAACCCAAAGAAAGAGCTCGAGGCAGTGCGGAAAGCCGCGAAAGATTATGCTCTTGGCCTGAAATTCGAACCTGCTACAAGGAACGGCCAAGCGGTCTCATCAGACATCCTCGTAACGATCGCTACAGGCCGGGCATTCAACGATGCAGTGCGACAGCGTGAGGCACTAGAAGCCGCGGCCAACGGCCGTCCAAGTTTCATTCGCGGAGGTTTCGTGAACGGAAAAGCACTCTCGCTTCCAAAACCCGATTATCCGAGAGGAATTACGGTCTCCGGGGCGGTAAATGTGGCTGTGCTCATCCACGAGGACGGAACTGTTGAACGTGCAGGTGCATATAGCGGGCATCCCTCGCTTCACGGCCCAGCAAGGGACGCGGCATGCAAGGCCAAATTCCGCCCGACGACGCTTCAAGGAAGCGCGATCAAAGTTTATGGGTCGATCACCTATGTATTCGCTGGCCCGCGTCCCTAG
- a CDS encoding SRPBCC family protein, whose product MLKKIAIAIALIIIVVFTIAAAAVFLTGTEVSAEREVVINKPRDEVFAYLKQVKNQNEWGTWYRRDPGMKQETTGTDGTAGFISRWESTNPEVGSGEQEIKRIVEGERIDTELRFKAPFESKADAYLITEPVGAAQTRVRWGFRTEMPRPMNLMLLVMDLEQAIGKDYEEGLANLKQILERP is encoded by the coding sequence ATGTTGAAAAAGATCGCCATCGCGATTGCATTGATCATTATCGTTGTCTTCACGATTGCCGCGGCCGCCGTCTTCCTTACCGGGACCGAGGTTAGCGCGGAGCGCGAGGTCGTTATCAATAAACCACGCGACGAGGTCTTTGCGTATTTGAAACAGGTAAAGAACCAGAATGAATGGGGTACGTGGTATAGACGCGACCCGGGAATGAAGCAGGAAACGACCGGGACCGACGGCACGGCCGGCTTCATTTCGCGATGGGAAAGCACGAACCCTGAGGTCGGCTCTGGTGAGCAGGAAATTAAACGTATCGTCGAGGGCGAGAGGATCGATACCGAACTGCGGTTCAAAGCTCCGTTCGAATCAAAGGCGGACGCCTATCTGATAACCGAACCGGTTGGGGCGGCACAGACCCGCGTCCGCTGGGGCTTTCGCACGGAGATGCCGCGGCCGATGAACCTGATGCTGCTCGTTATGGACCTCGAACAGGCGATCGGCAAGGACTATGAAGAAGGGCTCGCCAATCTCAAGCAGATCCTCGAGCGGCCTTGA
- a CDS encoding Re/Si-specific NAD(P)(+) transhydrogenase subunit alpha, with protein sequence MPTIGIPKEIHPGERRVAATPQTILKLKKLGFDVSVESGAGSTINASDAEYREAGAAIAADAKELWSSSDVVIKVRPPEDGEAEMIREGGWLVGFMWPGQNREIIDRLAKRKATVFAMDSVPRITRAQKMDTLSAMANIAGYRAIIEAAQHFPRFFTGQITAAGKIDPAKVLVIGAGVAGLSAIGAAKGLGAIVRAFDPRSATKDQVASMGAEFLELDVKEEGEGKGGYAKQMSDDFLKAEMALFAQQAMQVDIIVTTALIPGKPAPKLITQGMVESMKPGSVIVDLAAEQGGNCVLTEPGKVVHHKGVSIIGYTDLPSRMASMSSQLYGACVTALLDDLRKAPEGEKAEDEATRLYVNLDDEIVRGAIVLHEGKMLWPAPVKELPPPPEPGGSAKEHVAVAKAVSSGHGADDGAGISPWLLLVVAVILLGLGFVVPAGKLSHFTVFMLAVFVGFQVVWNVKPALHTPLMSVTNAISGIILVGGMLQLSGEMNVTTILGAIAVLIATINIAGGFLVTNRMLAMFRK encoded by the coding sequence ATGCCAACGATCGGAATCCCTAAAGAGATCCATCCGGGCGAACGCCGTGTCGCCGCAACCCCTCAGACGATACTCAAGCTCAAGAAACTCGGTTTCGACGTAAGCGTCGAATCCGGTGCGGGCTCGACCATCAATGCATCAGACGCCGAGTATCGGGAAGCCGGTGCCGCGATCGCCGCGGACGCAAAGGAGCTTTGGTCATCGTCGGACGTCGTGATCAAGGTCCGGCCGCCGGAGGATGGCGAGGCGGAAATGATCCGCGAAGGTGGATGGCTTGTCGGCTTTATGTGGCCGGGGCAGAACCGCGAGATCATCGACCGGCTGGCAAAAAGGAAGGCAACCGTTTTTGCGATGGACAGCGTCCCGCGGATCACACGTGCGCAAAAGATGGACACGCTTTCCGCAATGGCAAACATTGCCGGATATCGGGCGATAATCGAGGCGGCTCAGCATTTTCCGCGATTTTTTACAGGACAGATAACTGCCGCCGGCAAGATCGATCCGGCAAAGGTGCTGGTGATCGGTGCGGGAGTCGCGGGGCTTTCGGCGATCGGTGCTGCTAAAGGCCTGGGCGCGATCGTCCGCGCGTTTGACCCGCGTTCGGCGACGAAAGATCAGGTTGCCTCGATGGGCGCCGAGTTCCTTGAACTCGACGTAAAAGAAGAGGGCGAAGGCAAGGGCGGCTACGCCAAGCAGATGTCGGACGACTTTCTCAAAGCCGAGATGGCTTTGTTCGCCCAGCAGGCGATGCAGGTCGATATCATCGTTACGACCGCTTTGATACCGGGCAAGCCGGCACCGAAATTGATAACGCAGGGGATGGTCGAATCAATGAAACCGGGCTCGGTCATCGTTGACCTCGCGGCCGAGCAGGGCGGCAATTGTGTTCTGACGGAGCCGGGCAAAGTGGTGCATCACAAGGGCGTGTCGATCATCGGTTACACTGACCTGCCTTCGCGGATGGCCTCGATGTCGTCGCAGCTTTACGGTGCTTGTGTTACGGCACTTCTCGACGACCTTCGGAAAGCGCCGGAGGGCGAGAAGGCGGAAGACGAAGCGACGCGGCTTTATGTGAATCTGGACGACGAGATCGTCCGCGGTGCGATCGTGCTTCACGAGGGCAAGATGCTTTGGCCGGCACCAGTAAAAGAACTACCGCCACCACCCGAACCCGGCGGAAGCGCAAAGGAACACGTTGCGGTCGCCAAGGCAGTTTCGTCCGGACACGGAGCCGACGATGGAGCCGGCATCAGCCCTTGGCTTCTGCTCGTCGTCGCGGTCATTTTGCTCGGGTTGGGCTTCGTCGTGCCGGCCGGCAAGCTCTCGCATTTCACGGTCTTTATGCTTGCGGTGTTTGTCGGGTTCCAGGTCGTCTGGAATGTGAAGCCCGCTCTGCACACGCCGCTGATGAGCGTCACCAACGCGATCAGCGGCATCATCCTCGTCGGCGGAATGCTCCAGCTTTCAGGCGAGATGAACGTAACCACCATCCTCGGCGCCATCGCTGTCCTCATCGCCACGATCAACATCGCCGGCGGATTTTTGGTAACGAACAGAATGCTGGCGATGTTTAGGAAGTAG
- a CDS encoding DUF433 domain-containing protein — protein MDYRDYITIEPNKRGGKPCIRGLRITVYEVLEYLASDMSEEEILADFPDLTKEDLKAAIAFAADRERRLMEVPLAA, from the coding sequence ATGGACTACCGAGATTACATAACGATCGAGCCGAATAAACGTGGAGGAAAGCCTTGCATTCGCGGCCTGCGGATCACGGTCTATGAGGTTTTGGAATACCTCGCATCGGATATGTCCGAAGAAGAGATCTTGGCTGACTTTCCGGATCTCACAAAGGAAGACCTTAAAGCGGCAATTGCATTTGCTGCGGACCGCGAAAGGCGTTTGATGGAAGTACCGCTTGCGGCATAA
- a CDS encoding transposase, whose product MLDDHGFEVYEENPFPIAYLLTFRTYGSWLHGDARTSVRRNGNNRYGGPTVKPSVPLLERMQEGGKQTPVVLNDRQRRCVEEAFKEVCEFREYGLLALNVRTNHAHIVSSGAVKPEKIVNDLKAYATRRLRAERLCGTDETVWSRGASTRYLWKPRHVEGAIDYVKYCQEDIPLEFRD is encoded by the coding sequence ATGCTTGACGATCACGGATTCGAGGTTTACGAGGAAAATCCATTCCCGATCGCATACCTCCTGACGTTCCGAACCTATGGCAGTTGGCTGCATGGGGATGCACGGACATCAGTGAGACGAAATGGAAACAATCGCTACGGGGGGCCGACGGTGAAACCGAGTGTTCCGTTGCTTGAGCGGATGCAGGAAGGTGGAAAGCAGACTCCGGTCGTGCTCAATGATCGGCAGCGACGGTGTGTTGAGGAAGCCTTCAAAGAAGTTTGTGAATTTAGAGAATACGGTCTTTTGGCGCTGAACGTGAGAACAAATCATGCACATATCGTGAGTTCGGGAGCCGTGAAGCCGGAGAAGATCGTGAACGACCTAAAAGCGTATGCCACGCGCCGGTTGAGGGCAGAGCGGCTCTGCGGTACCGATGAAACGGTCTGGTCCCGTGGCGCGAGTACCCGTTATCTATGGAAGCCCAGACACGTCGAAGGTGCGATCGACTATGTAAAGTACTGCCAGGAGGACATTCCTTTAGAGTTTCGAGATTAG
- a CDS encoding NAD(P)(+) transhydrogenase (Re/Si-specific) subunit beta, which yields MQQSLITIAYIAASALFILSLGGLSKQETARRGNWYGIIGMLIALGATAAAMDPSGWPILGGVLIVGALIGATVASRVQMTSMPELVAILHSFVGLAAVLVGFGTYLDKFAAGKTVEDAGILLVEIFIGVCIGSITFTGSVIAFLKLRGSIGGKPFMLPGRHFINLAMLIGTIVLGVMFAMAPGVSGNPYLIGAAVLTGILGVHFIMAIGGADMPVVVSMLNSYSGWAASAAGFMLSNDLLIITGALVGSSGAILSYIMCRGMNRSFISVMLGGFGTEGGTVASTASGEPAGEVRSVDAETAAEMLRQSKKVIIVPGYGLAVAQAQHSLAEVVKILKEGGTEVKFAIHPVAGRLPGHMNVLLAEANIPYDIVFEMEEVNDEFPGTDVSWVIGANDIVNPSALDDPGSPIAGMPVLHVWEARDTIVMKRGMASGYAGVDNPLFYKDNTQMLFGDAKKVVDEILTAMRA from the coding sequence ATGCAACAATCTTTGATCACGATCGCATACATCGCCGCGAGTGCGTTGTTCATTTTGAGCCTTGGTGGTTTGTCTAAGCAGGAGACGGCCCGGCGGGGGAATTGGTATGGCATCATCGGCATGCTGATCGCGCTTGGGGCGACGGCGGCGGCGATGGACCCGAGCGGCTGGCCGATCCTCGGCGGCGTGCTGATCGTCGGTGCGCTGATCGGCGCTACGGTGGCGTCGCGTGTGCAGATGACCTCGATGCCCGAGCTTGTTGCGATACTCCATAGCTTCGTGGGGCTTGCGGCGGTGCTGGTTGGGTTCGGAACATATCTCGATAAGTTTGCAGCGGGGAAAACGGTCGAAGACGCCGGCATTTTGCTCGTCGAGATCTTCATCGGCGTATGCATTGGTTCGATCACGTTCACGGGTTCGGTCATCGCGTTTCTCAAGCTGCGAGGCTCGATCGGCGGTAAGCCGTTCATGCTGCCCGGGCGGCATTTCATCAACCTCGCGATGCTGATCGGGACGATCGTGCTCGGCGTGATGTTTGCGATGGCACCGGGCGTAAGCGGGAACCCGTATCTGATCGGGGCTGCGGTGCTGACTGGCATACTCGGCGTTCACTTCATAATGGCGATCGGCGGTGCGGATATGCCGGTGGTCGTCTCGATGCTAAACAGCTATTCGGGTTGGGCGGCATCGGCAGCGGGCTTCATGCTCTCGAACGACCTGCTCATCATCACCGGTGCACTCGTCGGCTCGAGCGGCGCGATCCTCAGCTATATAATGTGCCGCGGAATGAACCGCTCGTTCATCAGCGTGATGCTCGGCGGCTTTGGTACCGAAGGCGGAACGGTCGCGTCGACAGCGAGTGGCGAGCCGGCGGGCGAAGTGCGCTCGGTCGATGCGGAAACGGCCGCTGAAATGCTTCGGCAGTCGAAAAAGGTCATCATTGTTCCCGGTTACGGGCTTGCCGTCGCACAGGCGCAGCACTCGCTCGCCGAGGTCGTTAAGATCCTGAAGGAAGGCGGGACCGAGGTGAAGTTCGCCATCCATCCGGTCGCCGGACGCCTGCCCGGCCATATGAACGTCTTGCTCGCCGAGGCCAACATTCCCTACGACATAGTCTTTGAGATGGAAGAGGTCAACGACGAATTTCCCGGTACGGATGTTTCGTGGGTAATTGGAGCGAACGACATCGTCAACCCCTCGGCGCTCGATGACCCTGGTTCGCCCATCGCCGGCATGCCCGTTCTCCACGTCTGGGAAGCCCGCGACACTATCGTCATGAAACGCGGCATGGCCTCGGGCTACGCCGGTGTCGACAACCCGCTTTTCTACAAAGACAACACCCAAATGCTCTTCGGCGACGCGAAGAAGGTCGTCGATGAGATATTGACCGCGATGCGGGCTTAG
- a CDS encoding beta-lactamase family protein produces MPGLTFRFFASAVAVVSLLLSQQAISQDAPQKVSIELKSIRSELISRTDSRELPSVSVGVVRNGVDVWRESFGFASIEQNITATPDTVYAVGSLSKSMTGTAVFKLVEEGKIDLRSPIAKYLRSIRLRTFVQPKNDYKVLHLLNMAAGVPHYWRYCYVDSGELDRCAKANLKAASFSAFEPGSYHLYSNLSFGLAAQMIADVSGKPFSRFIRESIFRPSGMNRTFTHRDEIPKAVVIARPYKRDGKPAPDFQFEPAGGGGFYSSVNDLLRYGLIHLGESGSGDPVLQRRTLDMNHTVNRGLPHRYYANGWGVLPLGEFGISLLSNGAIEGAAATLLVLPKEKVVVVVLVNKTVGNDVTDDLAFRIAGAILPGYKERLDGLFAELGPEFADKEFLGMSTLEGDWKGSVHFGKKRLPVDFRIRGSEIFIKFDRAEFVKVEKLRITNSTISGTVTAPLLGKSEHGMAIADLIIRLERDRLTGFVSFETLKPRPELLLAYYLSAKRAER; encoded by the coding sequence ATGCCAGGATTGACTTTTCGGTTCTTCGCTTCAGCAGTAGCCGTTGTATCGTTGCTTCTCTCACAGCAGGCGATATCCCAAGACGCGCCCCAGAAAGTTTCAATTGAACTCAAGTCAATTCGCTCTGAACTTATTTCTCGAACTGACTCACGGGAGCTACCCTCGGTTTCCGTTGGAGTTGTTCGTAACGGCGTAGACGTTTGGAGAGAATCGTTTGGATTCGCGAGTATTGAACAGAATATTACTGCCACCCCGGATACTGTATATGCCGTCGGCTCACTGTCGAAATCGATGACAGGAACTGCAGTGTTCAAGCTCGTAGAAGAAGGCAAGATCGATCTCCGAAGCCCGATCGCGAAGTACCTGCGCTCCATACGATTGCGAACCTTTGTCCAACCAAAGAATGACTACAAAGTACTTCACCTTCTAAATATGGCCGCGGGTGTGCCGCATTATTGGCGGTACTGCTATGTCGATTCCGGAGAGCTTGACCGCTGCGCCAAAGCGAATTTGAAGGCAGCGTCCTTCTCGGCTTTCGAACCCGGAAGCTATCACCTTTATTCAAATCTTTCTTTCGGATTGGCTGCCCAGATGATTGCTGACGTTTCCGGAAAGCCTTTTTCGAGGTTCATTCGGGAATCGATCTTCAGACCCAGTGGAATGAACCGGACGTTTACACATCGCGATGAGATCCCGAAGGCCGTGGTGATAGCCAGGCCATATAAGCGAGACGGTAAACCAGCGCCAGATTTTCAGTTTGAGCCCGCCGGCGGCGGAGGATTCTACTCTTCCGTAAATGACCTTCTAAGGTATGGACTTATTCATCTAGGCGAATCGGGCAGCGGTGATCCCGTATTGCAACGCCGAACACTCGACATGAACCATACGGTAAACCGCGGACTTCCTCATCGCTATTATGCAAATGGTTGGGGCGTTCTTCCGCTCGGTGAATTTGGCATATCCTTGCTTTCTAATGGAGCGATCGAAGGTGCCGCAGCGACTCTGCTTGTCTTGCCGAAAGAAAAGGTCGTCGTGGTGGTTCTGGTCAACAAGACGGTTGGCAACGATGTTACAGATGATCTTGCTTTCCGGATCGCCGGGGCGATATTGCCGGGCTACAAGGAACGACTAGACGGCCTTTTTGCGGAGCTCGGTCCGGAATTCGCGGATAAAGAGTTCCTCGGAATGTCGACTCTGGAAGGTGACTGGAAAGGCAGTGTCCACTTCGGAAAGAAGAGATTACCGGTCGACTTCCGAATTCGAGGAAGCGAAATTTTCATTAAGTTTGACCGCGCCGAATTCGTCAAGGTTGAGAAACTGAGGATCACAAACTCGACGATCTCCGGAACAGTTACAGCACCGCTACTCGGGAAGTCTGAACACGGGATGGCGATCGCCGACCTGATAATACGGCTCGAACGCGACAGGTTGACGGGTTTTGTTAGTTTTGAAACTCTCAAACCAAGGCCGGAATTGCTGCTGGCGTACTATCTTTCTGCGAAACGTGCGGAGAGGTGA